In Zingiber officinale cultivar Zhangliang chromosome 8B, Zo_v1.1, whole genome shotgun sequence, a single genomic region encodes these proteins:
- the LOC122015715 gene encoding uncharacterized protein LOC122015715 isoform X1: MELGLGVGFFGVRLPELSNSSPIALLPRGRYSLFHQPRLVFKRSLSVSVSRSSLPEGGLYGEDVMRIFLKDRQLNGDFISKVSDMLWLWRKENSEFSEVEANTLQEDNPNNGQVMDTNSDSGFLKLTSARDWISGRNSAPVNKKAVAKNWQNESETRKKLNLLKYEVLKRELLFLTIGIGVACSGYCLVILSLQASLSYAFGVLLSCLYLQLLYHHTDNVSKESVPEIFLQKKIKKIGIRSEDIKNVFEKTIGGIAISLSSPRLVIPAAIYGLWVLSQHFANDYFDFQFSSVDAQLVPGMFGFLAYKAAALVQVYRDNEDLLLIFPDDDTNSS; encoded by the exons ATGGAGCTTGGCCTCGGAGTTGGTTTCTTTGGGGTCAGATTGCCTGAGCTAAGCAACAGTTCGCCAATTGCTCTTCTTCCAAGAGGACGCTATTCCTTATTTCACCAGCCCCGGCTTGTTTTCAAGAGATCTCTTTCAGTATCAGTTTCACGAAGTTCCCTTCCAG AAGGTGGACTTTACGGAGAAGATGTAATGCGGATTTTTCTCAAGGACAGACAGTTGAATGGGGACTTCATATCTAAAGTTTCTGATATGCTATGGTTATGGAGGAAGGAAAATTCAGAATTTTCTGAGGTTGAAGCTAACACCTTGCAAGAAGATAATCCGAATAATGGTCAG GTGATGGATACTAATAGTGATAGTGGGTTTCTCAAGCTTACAAGTGCCAGAGATTGGATTTCTGGTCGAAATTCTGCACCAGTTAACAAGAAAGCAGTAGCAAag AATTGGCAGAATGAAAGCGAGACAAGGAAGAAACTCAACCTACTCAAATATGAAGTG CTTAAACGAGAACTGCTGTTTCTGACCATTGGGATTGGAGTTGCTTGCAGTGGATATTGTTTGGTCATCCTCTCTTTACAG GCATCTCTCAGTTATGCTTTTGGAGTCCTTCTCAG TTGTTTGTACCTCCAGCTTTTGTATCACCATACTGACAATGTGTCGAAGGAATCTGTTCCTGAAATATTTTTGCAGAAGAAAATAAAGAA AATTGGAATAAGAAGTGAGGACATCAAGAATGTGTTTGAGAAAACAATAGGTGGAATCGCCATATCGCTTTCTTCACCCAGGCTTGTGATTCCTGCTGCAATATATGGATTATGGGTCCTCTCGCAACATTTTGCCAATGATTATTTTGATTTTCAG TTCTCTTCTGTGGATGCACAGCTAGTTCCAGGGATGTTTGGTTTTTTGGCTTATAAAGCTGCAGCTTTAGTCCAAGTATACAGAGATAACGAAGACCTACTCTTGATATTTCCAGACGACGACACTAATAGTAGCTGA
- the LOC122015715 gene encoding uncharacterized protein LOC122015715 isoform X2 — protein MELGLGVGFFGVRLPELSNSSPIALLPRGRYSLFHQPRLVFKRSLSVSVSRSSLPEGGLYGEDVMRIFLKDRQLNGDFISKVSDMLWLWRKENSEFSEVEANTLQEDNPNNGQVMDTNSDSGFLKLTSARDWISGRNSAPVNKKAVAKNWQNESETRKKLNLLKYEVLKRELLFLTIGIGVACSGYCLVILSLQASLSYAFGVLLSCLYLQLLYHHTDNVSKESVPEIFLQKKIKKIGIRSEDIKNVFEKTIGGIAISLSSPRLVIPAAIYGLWVLSQHFANDYFDFQLVPGMFGFLAYKAAALVQVYRDNEDLLLIFPDDDTNSS, from the exons ATGGAGCTTGGCCTCGGAGTTGGTTTCTTTGGGGTCAGATTGCCTGAGCTAAGCAACAGTTCGCCAATTGCTCTTCTTCCAAGAGGACGCTATTCCTTATTTCACCAGCCCCGGCTTGTTTTCAAGAGATCTCTTTCAGTATCAGTTTCACGAAGTTCCCTTCCAG AAGGTGGACTTTACGGAGAAGATGTAATGCGGATTTTTCTCAAGGACAGACAGTTGAATGGGGACTTCATATCTAAAGTTTCTGATATGCTATGGTTATGGAGGAAGGAAAATTCAGAATTTTCTGAGGTTGAAGCTAACACCTTGCAAGAAGATAATCCGAATAATGGTCAG GTGATGGATACTAATAGTGATAGTGGGTTTCTCAAGCTTACAAGTGCCAGAGATTGGATTTCTGGTCGAAATTCTGCACCAGTTAACAAGAAAGCAGTAGCAAag AATTGGCAGAATGAAAGCGAGACAAGGAAGAAACTCAACCTACTCAAATATGAAGTG CTTAAACGAGAACTGCTGTTTCTGACCATTGGGATTGGAGTTGCTTGCAGTGGATATTGTTTGGTCATCCTCTCTTTACAG GCATCTCTCAGTTATGCTTTTGGAGTCCTTCTCAG TTGTTTGTACCTCCAGCTTTTGTATCACCATACTGACAATGTGTCGAAGGAATCTGTTCCTGAAATATTTTTGCAGAAGAAAATAAAGAA AATTGGAATAAGAAGTGAGGACATCAAGAATGTGTTTGAGAAAACAATAGGTGGAATCGCCATATCGCTTTCTTCACCCAGGCTTGTGATTCCTGCTGCAATATATGGATTATGGGTCCTCTCGCAACATTTTGCCAATGATTATTTTGATTTTCAG CTAGTTCCAGGGATGTTTGGTTTTTTGGCTTATAAAGCTGCAGCTTTAGTCCAAGTATACAGAGATAACGAAGACCTACTCTTGATATTTCCAGACGACGACACTAATAGTAGCTGA